The nucleotide window TGTCATCGGCTTAACCGATGCGCCACAAGTAGAGGAGGTTTCATAATGGGTCGTAGTTTGAAAAAAGGACCTTTCGCCGATGCGCACTTATTAAAGAAGATTGATGCGCAAAAGGATTCACAAAAGAAGGCCGTCATCAAGACCTGGTCCCGTCGGTCTACTATTTTCCCAAGCTTTGTAGGTTACACTATCGCTGTTTATGATGGACGGAAGCATGTACCAGTTTACGTTCAAGAAGACATGGTAGGCCACAAACTTGGCGAATTCGTACCAACCCGGACATTCCGTGGTCATGGTGGCGACGACAAGAAAACTCGTTGATAAGGAGGATTAACTAATGGCTGAACAAGTTACATCAGCGCAAGCGACTACTAAGACGGTTCGGATTGCTGCTCGCAAAGTCCGCCTTGTCATCGATCTTATCCGCGGCAAGAGCGTCGCTGAAGCAATCGCTATTTTAAAGTTCACACCGCGTGGAGCATCACCCGTTGTGGAAAAAGTTTTAAACTCAGCAATTGCTAACGCAGAAAACAATTTTGACTTAGATCGTCAAGATCTAATCGTTAGCGAAGCCTTTGTGAACGAAGGACCAACCCTTAAGCGGTTCCGTCCTCGTGCTAAAGGTTCTGCTTCACCAATTAACAAGCGTACGAGTCATGTTACGGTTGTTGTATCTGAGAAAAAGGAGGGATAACGCGTGGGTCAAAAAGTAAATCCAACTGGATTACGGGTCGGTATCATTCGCGACTGGGAAGCAAAGTGGTATGCTGAAAAGGATTTCGCTGCTTACCTGAAGGAAGACCTTCAAATCCGTAAGTTTATTGAAAAGCGTCTTGTAGACGCATCTGTATCAACTGTTGAGATTGAACGGGCTGCAAACCGCGTCAACATCTCAATTCACACCGCCAAGCCAGGTATGGTTATTGGTAAGGGTGGTTCCGAAGTCGAAAATCTCCGTAAGGAATTGAACGACTTAACTGGCAAACGTGTTCACATCAACATCGTGGAAATCAAGAAGCCAGATTTGGACGCCAAATTGGTCGGTGAAAACATCGCTCGTCAATTGGAAGGCCGTGTTGCTTTCCGTCGAGCTATGCGTGGTACGATGCAACGTACTATGCGTTCTGGCGCCAAAGGTGTTAAGACGCAAGTCGCTGGTCGTTTAAACGGTGCTGACATGTCCCGTGTCGAAAGCTATGCTGAAGGTACGGTTCCTCTGCACACGTTACGTGCTGATATTGATTATGCATGGGTTGAAGCTCACACGACTTACGGTTCATTAGGTGTTAAGACCTGGATCTACCGTGGTGAGATTTTGCCAGAAAAAAAGCAAACTAACGGACAAGGAGGGAAATAAACATGCTGGTACCTAAGCGAGTAAAGTTCCGTCGTGTCCACCGTGGTAAGCTTCGTGGCGAAGCCAAGGGTGGCAAGAGCGTTGCTTTTGGTGACTACGGTTTGCAATCGTTGGATTCCAAGTGGATCTCCAACCGTCAAATCGAAGCTGCGCGTGTTGCAATTACACGTTACATGAAGCGTGGTGGGAAAGTTTGGATCAAGATTTTCCCTCACAAATCCTACACCGCTAAAGGTGTTGGGGTCCGGATGGGTAATGGTAAAGGTACGCCTGATGGCTGGGTAGCCCCAGTTAAGCGCGGTAAGGTATTGTTTGAAGTGGGTGGCGTCTCTGAAGAAGTCGCTCGCGAAGCCTTACGTTTGGCTGCCATGAAGCTTCCCGTTCGTACCAAGGTTTTATCACGAGAGGAAGTAGGTGGCGAATCTAATGAAGACTAAAGAAATCAACGAATTAACCACTGCTGAAATGCTCGATAAAGAAAAGAGCTACAAGGACGAATTATTCAACTTGCGTTTCCAATTAGCTACTGGTCAATTGGAAAACACCGCACGGTTGAAGCAGGTTCGTAAGAACATTGCGCGGATTAAAACCGCTCTTCGCCAACAAGAACTGAACAAGTAGAATACGATAAGAAGGAGGTCACTAATACATGAGTGATGCACGTAATAACCGCAAGGTTTACCGTGGTCGTGTCGTTTCCGACAAAATGGAAAAGACGATCACTGTCGTTGTTGAAACGACAAAGACGGATGCAAGATATGGCAAGCGCGTCAAGTACTCCAAGAAGTACAAGGCACATGATGAAAACAACGAAGCCCACACAGGCGACATTGTTGAAATCATGGAAACTCGGCCACTGTCTGCTACCAAGCGGTTCCGCTTAGTCGACATTGTTGAAAAAGCAGTAATCATTTAGGTGTCGTTTTTATCGTATTCTGAACTAGAACTGAAGGGAGGACACTAGCTGTGATCCAACAAGAAAGCCGTTTAAAGGTTGCCGACAACTCTGGCGCCCGGGAAATTCTGACCATTAAGGTTCTGGGTGGCTCCAAGCGTCGCTACGCCGGAATTGGTGATGTTATTGTCGCTACTATCAAACAAGCAACACCAGGTGGCGTTGTCAAAAAGGGTGATGTTGTTAAGGCTGTTGTCGTACGTACGAAGTCTCGTGTACGTCGTAACGACGGTTCATACATCAGCTTTGATGAAAATGCCGCAGTGCTGATCAAAGACGACAAGAGCCCACAAGGGACTCGTATCTTCGGACCAGTTGCACGTGAATTGCGTGACAACGACTTCATGAAGATTGTCTCATTAGCACCTGAAGTACTGTAATTAAGAATTGTGTTAAACAAGGAGGTGCCCACAGGAATGCTTATTAAAACTGGTGACAAGGTCCGCGTGATCGCTGGCAAAGACAAAGGCAAAGAAGGAACTGTTTCTAAGGTCCTGAACGCCAAGAACCGCGTGATCGTCAAAGGCGTCAATATGATTAAGAAGCACCAAAAAGCTTCTCAAACTAATCCCCAAGGCGGAATTATTGATATTGAAGCACCAATTCACGCATCCAACGTAATGCTCATCGATCCTTCGAACAACGAACCAACCCGGCTTGGCGTTCGAGTAGAAGATGGTCACAAAGTCCGGTTCGCTAAGAAGTCCGGCGAAACCATCGACAAATAATCACTGAAAGGAGGAACATAATTTCATGTCAGCTCGTTTAAAAGAAAAGTACGTAAATGAAATTACCCCATCATTGGTGGAAAAGTTCAGCTACAGTTCTGTTATGCAAACGCCGAAGATCGAAAAGATCGTTTTGAACATGGGTGTTGGTGATGCTGTTTCCAACGCTAAGAACCTGGACGAAGCCGTTGAAGAATTGGGTTTGATTTCTGGTCAAAAGCCATTGGTTACTAAGGCCAAGAAGTCAATCGCCACCTTCCGTCTTCGTGAAGGTATGTCAATCGGTGCAAAGGTTACCCTCCGCGGTGACCGGATGTACGAATTCCTGGACAAATTGATCAACGTGTCATTGCCACGTGTTCGTGACTTCCATGGTGTTAGCTCTCGTGCCTTTGATGGCCGTGGGAACTACACTCTGGGTGTTAAAGAACAATTGATTTTCCCAGAAATTAACTTTGATAACGTTAACCGTGTTCGTGGTTTGGATATTGTTATCGTTACGACGGCAAATACTGATGAAGAGTCACGTGAATTACTGACTCAATTCGGCATGCCGTTTGCACACTAATAAAAGGAGGTTCACACAAATTGGCTAAGAAATCTCAAATTGCTAAGAACAAGCGTCCTGCGAAGTTCTCTACTCA belongs to Levilactobacillus yonginensis and includes:
- the rpsQ gene encoding 30S ribosomal protein S17, producing MSDARNNRKVYRGRVVSDKMEKTITVVVETTKTDARYGKRVKYSKKYKAHDENNEAHTGDIVEIMETRPLSATKRFRLVDIVEKAVII
- the rpmC gene encoding 50S ribosomal protein L29, yielding MKTKEINELTTAEMLDKEKSYKDELFNLRFQLATGQLENTARLKQVRKNIARIKTALRQQELNK
- the rplV gene encoding 50S ribosomal protein L22 → MAEQVTSAQATTKTVRIAARKVRLVIDLIRGKSVAEAIAILKFTPRGASPVVEKVLNSAIANAENNFDLDRQDLIVSEAFVNEGPTLKRFRPRAKGSASPINKRTSHVTVVVSEKKEG
- the rplN gene encoding 50S ribosomal protein L14; amino-acid sequence: MIQQESRLKVADNSGAREILTIKVLGGSKRRYAGIGDVIVATIKQATPGGVVKKGDVVKAVVVRTKSRVRRNDGSYISFDENAAVLIKDDKSPQGTRIFGPVARELRDNDFMKIVSLAPEVL
- the rplE gene encoding 50S ribosomal protein L5, with amino-acid sequence MSARLKEKYVNEITPSLVEKFSYSSVMQTPKIEKIVLNMGVGDAVSNAKNLDEAVEELGLISGQKPLVTKAKKSIATFRLREGMSIGAKVTLRGDRMYEFLDKLINVSLPRVRDFHGVSSRAFDGRGNYTLGVKEQLIFPEINFDNVNRVRGLDIVIVTTANTDEESRELLTQFGMPFAH
- the rpsS gene encoding 30S ribosomal protein S19, producing the protein MGRSLKKGPFADAHLLKKIDAQKDSQKKAVIKTWSRRSTIFPSFVGYTIAVYDGRKHVPVYVQEDMVGHKLGEFVPTRTFRGHGGDDKKTR
- the rplP gene encoding 50S ribosomal protein L16, encoding MLVPKRVKFRRVHRGKLRGEAKGGKSVAFGDYGLQSLDSKWISNRQIEAARVAITRYMKRGGKVWIKIFPHKSYTAKGVGVRMGNGKGTPDGWVAPVKRGKVLFEVGGVSEEVAREALRLAAMKLPVRTKVLSREEVGGESNED
- the rpsC gene encoding 30S ribosomal protein S3, whose product is MGQKVNPTGLRVGIIRDWEAKWYAEKDFAAYLKEDLQIRKFIEKRLVDASVSTVEIERAANRVNISIHTAKPGMVIGKGGSEVENLRKELNDLTGKRVHINIVEIKKPDLDAKLVGENIARQLEGRVAFRRAMRGTMQRTMRSGAKGVKTQVAGRLNGADMSRVESYAEGTVPLHTLRADIDYAWVEAHTTYGSLGVKTWIYRGEILPEKKQTNGQGGK
- the rplX gene encoding 50S ribosomal protein L24, which produces MLIKTGDKVRVIAGKDKGKEGTVSKVLNAKNRVIVKGVNMIKKHQKASQTNPQGGIIDIEAPIHASNVMLIDPSNNEPTRLGVRVEDGHKVRFAKKSGETIDK